One genomic region from Triplophysa dalaica isolate WHDGS20190420 chromosome 23, ASM1584641v1, whole genome shotgun sequence encodes:
- the LOC130413138 gene encoding alpha-2-macroglobulin-like protein 1 translates to MRALVTLLTLLLLQYDPTCGATDPTYLVAVTSQAVSGTTETLCAHIHEPSTSLSLVVTLTSNNVDVTILKEGSIRKRFYKCVPFQVPVVLVDTVATVYVKIEGAESPLDKKTQILIKPPMKLILIQTDKPIYKPGEIVKFRIVSLDSNFLIRNQKFQTVELRDPNSNRIGQWLNRPTMDGILDLYHRMTPQAAEGNYIITAWDEKNQETTQSFEIKGYVLPKFEVNVNLPTVITPTNKEFILNICARYTYGKGVQGSVAAEVCGTNYIYNWYRQSAPKTCRNYVVKTDKTGCASQEINLSEYGMSPGGYFHINYKVEEDGTGIAVEGSAGVSYSSDVITVSFVDAADVYKPGIAYEGKVLVSDVYNKPLKGQRVHLIVNYDFKSVNMTLTTDSNGTAYFSLDTAVWSSQSAYLQARHIEDKLQNGFWPTERSFNGGNLSLRPFYSKSKSFLKIISTLNPLSCAIDANVESSYIIQGSALKKGQKILDVFYMVFSKGSMVQNGLVSVNVQLGMENKGKLSFTLKKTTALSPFAQVAVYTVLPNGETVADSWNFPIEQCLPNKVSLTFSSSTALPKDTTTLNLKAQPGSLCSVRSIDQSVLVLKPEAQLNAAFVFGMLPVQMLGDYPYQVWENEDPCIPRDWHPVDPPILIRDPIGPLLLARERRSRLYYPYYNRNDAHSTFKAIGVKIATNSDVKEPVNCYGTILMRPDMVAEAAVQPAAREEIMAVGPPVEKSVQNSIRKLFPETWIWDLVPVGRSGSLTLTKTVPDTITKWATDAFCTSSVGFGVAPSTALTAFQPFFVSLTLPYSVIRGEELSLKATVFNYLPKCIMVKVTLENSEKFSALPCNGCNYTQCLCAEESKTFEWTVTATVLGEVKVTVKAETMRTQERCGNEVVTVPEGRRIDTVVQSFLVEAEGVKQIITQNELLCLTGNQVNTTVSLKLPEVIVKDSEKSFVTVLGDLISHALKNIADLLRMPYGCGEQNMLNFAPNIYILQYLESSGLLTPDILARAKTYLETGYQTQLNYKHSDGSYSAFGNSDPSGHTWLTAYVMKIFEGAKKHVFVDETNIDQAKNWLGQLQQGNGCFKTVGILYHNEMKGGVSDDVTLTAYIVAAFLELGMKTTDPMVKQGLVCLKEASSNLDNMYFTALVAYTFTLAGDQEMRQKLVSNLDNRVKRDGVGRYWTQTNGKLTGSLDVEMTSYVLLALLSGPTLPSFKLDYSATIVHWLAKRQNAFGGFSSSQDTVVALQALAKYSAATYSPTGSVVVNVTSPSSQKYNFIVNQSNRLLYQERPLLPPTGSFTVATRGQGCVFVQFSLHYNVLPSNSLAFTIKTDATSTCQRKQYYTVTLTFTLRYNGPRGETNMVIINVKLLSGFVLDSLSLQTLQQDSRIKLVEQNEGHVMLYLDGMKKDEEKSFTLMLLQNVVVKNLKPAVVTVYDYYKTSDGGEKQYTSPC, encoded by the exons ATGCGGGCGCTGGTAACGCTGCTGACACTACTGCTGCTACAATATGATCCAACATGTGGAGCGACTGACCC cacATACCTGGTGGCAGTCACTTCTCAGGCAGTCAGTGGCACAACAGAGACTCTGTGTGCACATATCCATGAGCCCAGTACAAGCCTTTCTTTGGTGGTAACCTTGACATCAAATAATGTAGATGTGACCATTCTTAAAGAGGGCTCTATTAGAAAGAGATTTTACAAGTGTGTGCCTTTCCAG GTCCCCGTGGTGCTTGTAGACACTGTGGCAACTGTCTATGTTAAAATTGAAGGCGCTGAATCACCACTAGACAAAAAAACTCAGATTCTCATAAAGCCTCCAATGAAGCTCATTTTGATCCAAACAGACAAGCCAATCTACAAACCAGGAGAAATTG TAAAATTTCGCATCGTATCTTTGGATTCCAATTTCCTGATTCGCAATCAGAAG TTTCAAACAGTAGAGCTCCGG GATCCTAACTCGAATCGCATTGGTCAGTGGTTGAATCGGCCCACCATGGATGGCATTTTAGATCTGTACCACCGCATGACACCTCAGGCTGCTGAGGGCAACTACATCATCACTGCTTGGGATGAGAAGAACCAAGAAACAACACAATCCTTTGAAATTAAAGGATATG TTCTGCCTAAATTTGAAGTCAACGTGAATCTTCCAACCGTTATAACTCCCACAAACAAAGAGTTCATACTAAACATTTGTGCTCG aTACACCTATGGGAAGGGCGTGCAGGGGTCTGTGGCTGCTGAAGTGTGTGGAACAAACTATATCTATAACTGGTATCGCCAAAGTGCACCTAAAACATGCAGAAACTACGTCGTAAAG ACCGACAAGACTGGCTGTGCCTCTCAGGAAATAAATTTGTCTGAATACGGCATGAGTCCAGGAGGATATTTTCACATCAATTACAAAGTAGAAGAGGATGGAACGG GGATTGCAGTGGAGGGTTCAGCCGGTGTTTCTTATAGCAGTGACGTCATCACAGTTTCCTTTGTTGATGCAGCAGATGTATACAAACCTGGGATTGCCTATGAGGGAAAG GTTCTGGTCAGTGATGTTTACAACAAACCCCTGAAAGGTCAAAGAGTGCATCTCATTGTAAACTACGATTTTAAAAGTGTGAATATGACTCTTACAACAGACAGCAACGGCACAGCTTACTTCTCTTTAGACACCGCAGTTTGGTCAAGTCAATCTGCTTATTTACAG GCTCGCCACATTGAGGATAAACTCCAGAATGGTTTCTGGCCAACAGAAAGATCTTTTAATGGAGGCAATCTTTCGTTAAGGCCGTTCTACTCTAAAAGCAAAAGTTTTCTAAAGATAATTTCGACTTTAAACCCATTGAGTTGTGCGATTGATGCAAATGTGGAGTCCAGTTACATCATTCAGGGCAGTGCACTGAAAAAGGGACAGAAAATACTGGATGTTTTCTACATG GTCTTTTCGAAAGGCAGTATGGTTCAAAATGGACTTGTCTCTGTCAACGTGCAGTTGGGAATGG aaaacaaagGCAAATTgtcattcacattaaaaaagacCACAGCCCTGTCTCCATTCGCCCAGGTGGCGGTGTACACAGTTCTTCCTAACGGAGAAACTGTAGCAGACAGTTGGAACTTCCCCATCGAACAATGCTTGCCAAACAAG GTTTCCTTAACTTTCTCATCTTCCACGGCTCTGCCTAAAGACACAACGACTCTAAACCTGAAAGCCCAGCCTGGCTCCCTTTGCTCCGTCAGGTCCATTGATCAGAGCGTACTGGTTTTAAAACCAGAGGCTCAACTCAACGCTGCCTTT GTTTTTGGAATGTTACCAGTCCAAATGTTGGGGGATTACCCCTACCAAGTCTGGGAAAATGAAGATCCCTGTATACCTAGAGACTGGCATCCAGTAGACCCCCCAATACTGATAAGGGATCCAATTGGTCCCCTATTGCTGGCGAGAGAAAGACGCTCACGCTTGTATTACCCTTATTACAATAGAAACGATGCACACAGTACCTTTAAA GCAATTGGAGTCAAAATTGCTACCAACTCTGATGTGAAGGAACCTGTTAACTGTTATGGAACTATTCTTATGAGGCCAGATATGG TTGCAGAAGCTGCTGTTCAACCCGCTGCAAGAGAAGAAATTATGGCTGTTGGTCCACCTGTGGAAAAATCTGTTCAAAATTCAATCCGCAAGTTATTTCCGGAAACTTGGATATGGGATCTTGTGCCTGTGGG GAGGTCTGGATCATTGACTCTTACAAAGACCGTTCCTGACACAATCACTAAATGGGCCACCGACGCTTTCTGCACGTCTTCTGTTGGTTTTGGCGTGGCACCCAGCACTGCTCTCACTGCCTTCCAGCCGTTCTTTGTCAGCCTCACGCTCCCCTACTCTGTTATACGTGGAGAGGAGCTCTCACTCAAAGCCACTGTATTCAACTACCTCCCCAAATGTATTATG GTGAAGGTCACGTTGGAAAATTCAGAAAAGTTCTCAGCTCTGCCTTGTAATGGCTGCAATTACACTCAATGTCTTTGTGCTGAAGAGAGCAAAACCTTTGAGTGGACGGTTACAGCAACGGTTCTGG GAGAGGTGAAGGTGACTGTGAAAGCTGAGACCATGAGGACTCAAGAACGATGTGGGAATGAGGTTGTGACTGTGCCAGAAGGACGCCGTATTGACACTGTGGTGCAGTCGTTTCTGGTCGAG gCTGAGGGAGTTAAGCAGATTATCACTCAGAATGAACTCCTCTGTTTAACAG GTAACCAAGTGAACACAACTGTCTCTCTTAAACTCCCTGAAGTTATTGTCAAGGATTCTGAAAAAAGCTTTGTCACTGTACTGG GTGATCTGATCAgtcatgctttaaaaaacattgctgATCTGTTGCGTATGCCTTACGGCTGTGGTGAGCAGAACATGCTGAACTTTGCACCCAATATTTACATCCTTCAGTACTTGGAGAGCAGTGGACTGCTCACGCCTGATATTTTGGCACGAGCTAAAACTTATCTGGAGACTG gctACCAAACACAGCTGAATTACAAACATTCTGATGGATCTTACAGCGCCTTTGGGAACAGTGATCCTTCTGGGCACACCTG GTTAACTGCATATGTGATGAAGATTTTCGAAGGGGCAAAGAAACATGTGTTTGTAGATGAAACCAACATCGATCAGGCAAAGAATTGGTTGGGTCAGCTCCAGCAGGGGAATGGGTGCTTTAAAACAGTGGGCATCCTTTACCACAATGAAATGAAG GGTGGTGTCAGTGATGATGTCACTCTCACCGCATACATCGTTGCAGCTTTTCTGGAACTGGGCATGAAAACAACC GATCCCATGGTGAAGCAAGGCCTTGTTTGTCTGAAAGAAGCTTCCAGCAACCTTGACAACATGTACTTCACTGCCCTGGTCGCCTACACATTCACTCTGGCTGGAGACCAAGAGATGAGACAGAAACTCGTCTCCAACTTGGACAATCGAGTCAAGAGAGATG GTGTTGGCCGATATTGGACTCAGACAAATGGGAAACTGACAGGCTCTTTAGATGTAGAGATGACTTCATACGTGTTGTTGGCGCTTCTCTCTGGGCCAACACTGCCATCATTTAAACTGGACTATTCTGCTACCATAGTGCACTGGCTGGCCAAGAGGCAAAATGCCTTTGGAGGTTTCTCCTCTTCTCAG GACACTGTGGTGGCCCTCCAGGCACTTGCTAAATACAGTGCTGCCACCTACAGTCCAACAGGATCCGTTGTTGTCAATGTGACCTCCCCCTCAAGCCAGAAATACAACTTCATTGTCAACCAGAGTAACCGACTGCTTTACCAGGAGAGACCGCTGCTGCCACCTACAGGAAGCTTCACAGTCGCTACACGAGGCCagggctgtgtgtttgtgcag
- the LOC130412858 gene encoding alpha-2-macroglobulin-like protein 1, with translation MRALVTLLTLLLLQYDPTCGATDPTYLVAVTSQAVSGTTETLCAHIHEPSTSLSLVVTLTSNNVDVTILKESSIRKRFYKCVPFQVPVVLVDTVATVYVKIEGAKTPLDRKTQILIKPPMKLILIQTDKPIYKPGEIVKFRIVSLDSNFLIRNQKFQTVELRDPNSNRIGQWLNRPTMDGILDLYHRMTPQAAEGNYIITAWDEKNQETTQSFEIKGYVLPKFEVNVNLPTVITPTNQDFILNICALYTYGKGVQGSVTAEVCGTNYNYDWFRQSAPKICRTYVIKTDKTGCASRVIELTEYGMKPGGYFDINYKVEEDGTGITVAGSAGVSYSSDVITVSFVDAADVYKPGMAYEGKVLVTDVYNKPLKGQRVHLIVNYDFKSVNMTLTTDSNGTAYFSLDTAVWSSQSAYLQARHNEDTLQNGFRPAARSYNGGNLSLRPFYSKSKSFLKLILTPNLLSCAVDANVEASYIIQGSTLQKGEKTLDVFFMVFSKGSMAQNGRVSVNVQFGAENKGKLSFTLKKTTALSPFAQVAVYTVLPNGETVADSWNFPIEQCLPNKVSLTFSSSTAMPKDTTTLNLKAQPGSLCSVRSIDQSVLVLKPEAQLNAAFVFGMLPVQMLGDYPYQVWENEDPCIPGDMNPVDPPMLARERRPLIYYPYSNRNDAHGIFKAIGVKIATNSDVKEPIYCDVTMVWEAAVQPAAREEIMAVGPPVEKSVQNSIRKLFPETWIWDLVPVGRSGSLTLTKTVPDTITKWATDAFCTSSVGFGVAPSTALTAFQPFFVSLTLPYSVIRGEELSLKATVFNYLPKCIMVKVTLENSEKFSALPCNGCNYTQCLCAEESKTFEWTVTATVLGEVKVTVKAETMRTQERCGNEVVTVPEGRRIDTVVQSFLVEAEGVKQIITQNELICLTGNQVNTTVSLKLPEVIVKDSEKSFVTVLGDLISHALKNIADLLRMPYGCGEQNMLNFAPNIYILQYLESSGLLTPDILARAKTYLETGYQTQLNYKHSDGSYSAFGNSDPSGHTWLTAYVMKIFEGAKKHVFVDETNIDQAKNWLGQLQQGNGCFKTVGILYHNEMKGGVSDDVTLTAYIVAAFLELGMKTTDPMVKQGLVCLKEASSNLDNTYFTALVAYTFTLAGDQEMRQKLVSNLDNRVKRDGVGRYWTQTNGKLTGSLDVEMTSYVLLALLSGPTLPSFKLDYSATIVHWLAKRQNAFGGFSSSQDTVVALQALAKYSAATYSPTGSVVVNVTSPSSQKYNFIVNQSNRLLYQERPLLPPTGSFTVATRGQGCVFVQFSLHYNVLPSNSLAFTIKTDATSTCQRKQYYTVTLTFTLRYNGPRGETNMVIINVKLLSGFVLDSLSLQTLQQDSRIKLVEQNEGHVMLYLDGMKKDEEKSFTLMLLQNVVVKNLKPAVVTVYDYYKTSDGGEKQYTSPC, from the exons ATGCGGGCGCTGGTAACGCTGCTGACACTACTGCTGCTACAATATGATCCAACATGTGGAGCGACTGACCC CACATACCTGGTGGCAGTCACTTCTCAGGCAGTCAGTGGCACAACAGAGACTCTGTGTGCACATATCCATGAGCCCAGTACAAGCCTTTCTTTGGTGGTAACCTTGACATCAAATAATGTAGATGTGACCATTCTTAAAGAGAGCTCTATTAGAAAGAGATTTTACAAGTGTGTGCCTTTCCAG GTCCCTGTGGTGCTTGTAGACACTGTGGCAACTGTCTATGTTAAAATTGAAGGCGCTAAAACACCGCTAGACAGAAAAACTCAGATTCTCATAAAGCCTCCAATGAAGCTCATTTTGATCCAAACAGACAAGCCAATCTACAAGCCTGGAGAAATCG TAAAATTTCGCATTGTGTCTTTGGATTCCAATTTCTTGATTCGCAATCAGAAG tttcaaaCAGTAGAACTCCGG GATCCTAACTCGAATCGCATTGGTCAGTGGTTGAATCGGCCCACCATGGATGGCATTTTAGATCTGTACCACCGCATGACACCTCAGGCTGCTGAGGGCAACTACATCATCACTGCTTGGGATGAGAAGAACCAAGAAACAACACAATCCTTTGAAATTAAAGGATATG TTCTTCCTAAATTTGAAGTCAACGTGAATCTTCCAACCGTTATCACTCCCACAAACCAAGATTTCATACTGAACATTTGTGCTCT ATACACCTATGGGAAGGGCGTGCAGGGGTCTGTGACTGCTGAAGTGTGTGGAACAAACTATAATTATGATTGGTTTCGTCAAAGTGCCCCCAAAATATGCAGAACCTACGTCATAAAG acagACAAGACTGGCTGTGCCTCTCGGGTAATAGAGTTGACTGAATATGGCATGAAACCAGGAGGATATTTTGACATCAATTACAAAGTAGAAGAGGATGGAACGG GGATTACTGTGGCAGGTTCAGCCGGTGTTTCTTATagcagtgatgtcatcacagtTTCCTTTGTTGACGCAGCAGATGTATACAAACCTGGGATGGCCTATGAGGGAAag gttCTGGTCACTGATGTTTACAACAAACCCCTGAAAGGTCAAAGAGTTCATCTCATTGTAAACTACGATTTCAAAAGTGTGAATATGACTCTTACAACAGACAGCAACGGCACAGCTTACTTCTCTTTAGACACCGCAGTTTGGTCAAGTCAATCTGCTTATTTACAG GCTCGTCACAATGAGGATACACTCCAGAATGGTTTCCGGCCTGCAGCAAGATCTTATAATGGAGGCAATCTTTCGTTAAGGCCGTTCTACTCTAAAAGCAAAAGTTTTCTAAAGTTAATTTTGACTCCAAACCTGTTAAGTTGTGCAGTTGATGCAAATGTGGAGGCCAGTTACATCATTCAGGGAAGTACACTACAAAAGGGAGAGAAAACGCTGGATGTTTTCTTCATG GTCTTTTCAAAAGGCAGTATGGCTCAAAATGGCCGTGTCTCTGTCAATGTGCAGTTTGGAGCGG aaaacaaagGCAAATTgtcattcacattaaaaaagacCACAGCCCTGTCTCCATTCGCCCAGGTGGCGGTGTACACAGTTCTTCCTAACGGAGAAACTGTAGCAGACAGTTGGAACTTCCCAATTGAACAATGCTTGCCAAACAAG GTTTCCTTAACTTTCTCATCTTCCACGGCTATGCCTAAAGACACAACAACTCTAAACCTGAAAGCCCAGCCTGGCTCCCTTTGCTCCGTCAGGTCCATTGATCAGAGCGTACTGGTTTTAAAACCAGAGGCTCAACTCAACGCTGCCTTT GTTTTTGGAATGTTACCAGTCCAAATGTTGGGGGATTACCCCTACCAAGTCTGGGAAAATGAAGATCCCTGTATACCTGGAGACATGAATCCAGTTGATCCCCCAATGCTAGCGAGGGAAAGGCGTCCACTCATTTATTACCCTTATTCCAATAGAAACGATGCACACGGTATCTTTAAA GCAATTGGAGTCAAAATTGCTACCAACTCTGATGTTAAAGAACCTATCTACTGTGATGTAACTATGGTATGGG AAGCTGCTGTTCAACCCGCTGCAAGAGAAGAAATTATGGCTGTTGGTCCACCTGTGGAAAAATCTGTTCAAAATTCAATCCGCAAGTTATTTCCGGAAACTTGGATATGGGATCTTGTGCCTGTGGG GAGGTCTGGATCATTGACTCTTACAAAGACCGTTCCTGACACCATCACTAAATGGGCCACCGACGCTTTCTGCACGTCTTCTGTTGGTTTTGGCGTGGCACCCAGCACTGCTCTCACTGCCTTCCAGCCGTTCTTTGTCAGCCTCACGCTCCCCTACTCTGTTATACGTGGAGAGGAGCTCTCACTCAAAGCCACTGTATTCAACTACCTCCCCAAATGTATTATG GTGAAGGTCACGTTGGAAAATTCAGAAAAGTTCTCAGCTCTGCCTTGTAATGGCTGCAATTACACTCAATGTCTTTGTGCTGAAGAGAGCAAAACCTTTGAGTGGACGGTTACAGCAACGGTTCTGG GAGAGGTGAAGGTGACTGTGAAAGCTGAGACCATGAGGACTCAAGAACGATGTGGGAATGAGGTTGTGACTGTGCCAGAAGGACGCCGTATTGACACTGTGGTGCAGTCGTTTCTGGTCGAG GCTGAGGGAGTTAAGCAGATTATCACTCAGAATGAACTCATCTGTTTAACAG GTAACCAAGTGAACACAACTGTCTCTCTTAAACTCCCTGAAGTTATTGTCAAGGATTCTGAAAAAAGCTTTGTCACTGTACTGG GTGATCTGATCAgtcatgctttaaaaaacattgctgATCTGTTGCGTATGCCTTACGGCTGTGGTGAGCAGAACATGCTGAACTTTGCACCCAATATTTACATCCTTCAGTACTTGGAGAGCAGTGGACTGCTCACGCCTGATATTTTGGCACGAGCTAAAACTTATCTGGAGACTG gctACCAAACACAGCTGAATTACAAACATTCTGATGGATCTTACAGCGCCTTTGGGAACAGTGATCCTTCTGGGCACACCTG GTTAACTGCATATGTGATGAAGATTTTCGAAGGGGCAAAGAAACATGTGTTTGTAGATGAAACCAACATCGATCAGGCAAAGAATTGGTTGGGTCAGCTCCAGCAGGGGAATGGGTGCTTTAAAACAGTGGGCATCCTTTACCACAATGAAATGAAG GGTGGTGTCAGTGATGATGTCACTCTCACCGCATACATCGTTGCAGCTTTTCTGGAACTGGGCATGAAAACAACC GATCCCATGGTGAAGCAAGGCCTTGTTTGTCTGAAAGAAGCTTCCAGCAACCTTGACAACACGTACTTCACTGCCCTGGTCGCCTACACATTCACTCTGGCTGGAGACCAAGAGATGAGACAGAAACTCGTCTCCAACTTGGACAATCGAGTCAAGAGAGATG GTGTTGGCCGATATTGGACTCAGACAAATGGGAAACTGACAGGCTCTTTAGATGTAGAGATGACTTCATACGTGTTGTTGGCGCTTCTCTCTGGGCCAACACTGCCATCATTTAAACTGGACTATTCTGCTACCATAGTGCACTGGCTGGCCAAGAGGCAAAATGCCTTTGGAGGTTTCTCCTCTTCTCAG GACACTGTGGTGGCCCTCCAGGCACTTGCTAAATACAGTGCTGCCACCTACAGTCCAACAGGATCCGTTGTTGTCAATGTGACCTCCCCCTCAAGCCAGAAATACAACTTCATTGTCAACCAGAGTAACCGACTGCTTTACCAGGAGAGACCGCTGCTGCCACCTACAGGAAGCTTCACAGTCGCTACACGAGGCCagggctgtgtgtttgtgcag TTTTCCTTGCACTACAATGTCCTGCCCTCTAACTCCTTGGCCTTCACCATCAAAACTGATGCAACTTCAACTTGTCAAAGGAAACAGTACTATACTGTTACGTTAACGTTTACACTCAG ATATAATGGTCCACGAGGAGAGACCAACATGGTGATCATTAATGTGAAATTGTTGTCTGGATTTGTGCTGGATTCCTTGTCTCTACAAACT CTTCAGCAGGATTCAAGAATCAAACTTGTGGAGCAGAATGAAGGGCATGTCATGTTGTATTTAGATGGG ATGAAAAAGGATGAGGAGAAATCCTTTACCTTGATGCTTTTGCAGAACGTAGTGGTGAAGAACCTGAAACCAGCTGTGGTGACTGTCTACGATTACTACAAGACTA gtgaCGGTGGTGAGAAGCAGTACACCTCCCCATGTTAA
- the LOC130413466 gene encoding alpha-2-macroglobulin-like protein 1, whose protein sequence is MPYGCGEQNMLNFAPNIYILQYLESSGLLTPDILARAKTYLETGYQTQLNYKHSDGSYSAFGNSDPSGHTWLTAYVMKIFGGAKKHVFVDETNIDQAKNWLGQLQQGNGCFKTVGILYHNEMKGGVSDDVTLTAYIVAAFLELGMKTTDPMVKQGLVCLKEASSNLDNTYFTALVAYTFTLAGDQEMRQKLVSNLDNLVKRDGVGRYWTQTNGKLTGSLDVEMTSYVLLALLSGPTLPSFKLDYSATIVHWLAKRQNAFGGFSSSQDTVVALQALAKYSAATYSPTGSVVVNVTSPSSQKYNFIVNQSNRLLYQERPLLPPTGSFTVATRGQGCVFVQFSLHYNVLPSNSLAFTIKTDATSTCKRKRYYTVTLTFTIRYNGPRGETNMVIINVKLLSGFVLDSLSLQTLQQDSRIKLVEQNEGHVMLYLDGMKKDEEKSFTLMLLQNVVVKNLKPAVVTVYDYYKTSDGGEKQYTSPC, encoded by the exons ATGCCTTACGGCTGTGGTGAGCAGAACATGCTGAACTTTGCACCCAATATTTACATCCTTCAGTACTTGGAGAGCAGTGGACTGCTCACGCCTGATATTTTGGCACGAGCTAAAACCTATCTGGAGACTG GCTACCAAACACAGCTGAATTACAAACATTCTGATGGATCTTACAGCGCATTTGGGAACAGTGATCCTTCTGGGCACACCTG GTTAACTGCATATGTGATGAAGATTTTCGGAGGGGCAAAGAAACATGTGTTTGTAGATGAAACCAACATCGATCAGGCAAAGAATTGGTTGGGTCAGCTCCAGCAGGGGAATGGGTGCTTTAAAACAGTGGGCATCCTTTACCACAATGAAATGAAG GGTGGTGTCAGTGATGATGTCACTCTCACCGCATACATCGTTGCAGCTTTTCTGGAACTGGGCATGAAAACAACA GATCCCATGGTGAAACAAGGCCTTGTTTGTCTGAAGGAAGCTTCCAGCAACCTTGACAACACGTACTTCACTGCCCTGGTCGCCTACACATTCACTCTGGCTGGAGACCAAGAGATGAGACAGAAACTCGTCTCCAACTTGGACAATTTAGTCAAGAGAGATG GTGTTGGCCGATATTGGACTCAAACAAATGGGAAACTGACAGGCTCTTTAGATGTAGAGATGACTTCATACGTGTTGTTGGCGCTTCTCTCTGGGCCAACACTGCCATCATTTAAACTGGACTATTCTGCTACCATAGTGCACTGGCTGGCCAAGAGGCAAAATGCCTTTGGAGGTTTCTCCTCTTCTCAG GACACTGTGGTGGCCCTCCAGGCACTTGCTAAATACAGTGCTGCCACCTACAGTCCAACAGGATCCGTTGTTGTCAATGTGACCTCCCCCTCAAGCCAGAAATACAACTTCATTGTCAACCAGAGTAACCGATTGCTTTACCAGGAGAGACCGCTGCTGCCACCTACAGGAAGCTTCACAGTCGCTACAAGAGGCCagggctgtgtgtttgtgcag TTTTCCTTGCACTACAATGTCCTGCCATCTAACTCCTTGGCCTTCACCATCAAAACTGATGCAACTTCAACTTGTAAAAGGAAACGGTACTATACTGTTACATTAACGTTTACTATCAG ATATAATGGTCCACGAGGAGAGACCAACATGGTGATCATTAATGTGAAATTGTTGTCTGGATTTGTGCTGGATTCCTTGTCTCTACAAACT CTTCAGCAGGATTCAAGAATCAAACTTGTGGAGCAGAATGAAGGGCATGTCATGTTGTATTTAGATGGG ATGAAAAAGGATGAGGAGAAATCCTTTACCTTGATGCTTTTGCAGAACGTAGTGGTGAAGAACCTGAAACCAGCTGTGGTGACTGTCTACGATTACTACAAGACTA gtgaCGGTGGTGAGAAGCAGTACACCTCCCCATGTTAA